A single window of Bacteroidota bacterium DNA harbors:
- a CDS encoding ribose-phosphate pyrophosphokinase: protein MSVIPVEPEPKLFAARGSMELAKKIAKHYGKDLGKVSISEFSDGEFQPSFEETVRGGRVFLIASTNPPSDNLMELLLMIDAAKRASAKKITVVMPYFGWARQDRKDKPRVPIGAKMVANLLIAAGATRVMTMDLHADQIQGFFEVPVDHLFASTIFLPYLENLNLEDLTIASPDMGGSKRAHAYAKQMQSDVVICYKQRKKANVIDKMEVIGEVKGKNVVLVDDMIDTGGTIVKAAEMMLEKGAKSVRAMITHPILSGPAHDRIRNSVLEELIVTDTIPQKEENNKIKVLSCAPLFADVMKRVHNYDSISSKFIM, encoded by the coding sequence ATGTCAGTTATTCCTGTTGAGCCGGAACCTAAGTTATTTGCTGCCAGAGGTAGCATGGAACTTGCAAAAAAAATTGCAAAACACTACGGAAAAGATCTTGGTAAGGTATCTATTTCTGAATTTAGTGATGGAGAATTCCAACCTTCATTCGAAGAAACTGTTAGAGGAGGACGAGTATTCCTTATTGCATCTACTAATCCACCCTCAGATAATTTAATGGAACTATTACTGATGATTGATGCGGCTAAGAGAGCATCTGCAAAAAAGATTACAGTTGTAATGCCATATTTTGGATGGGCACGTCAGGACAGAAAAGACAAACCCAGAGTTCCGATTGGAGCTAAAATGGTAGCAAATTTATTAATAGCTGCCGGTGCTACGAGAGTAATGACAATGGATCTTCACGCCGACCAAATTCAGGGATTCTTCGAAGTACCTGTTGATCATCTTTTTGCATCAACCATATTTTTACCATATCTGGAGAATCTGAACCTTGAGGATCTGACTATTGCATCACCTGATATGGGTGGTTCGAAAAGAGCACATGCCTATGCTAAACAAATGCAGTCTGATGTAGTTATTTGCTATAAACAGCGTAAAAAAGCCAATGTGATAGACAAAATGGAAGTGATTGGCGAAGTAAAAGGCAAAAATGTTGTGCTGGTCGACGATATGATCGACACCGGAGGAACTATTGTTAAAGCCGCAGAAATGATGCTGGAAAAAGGCGCTAAAAGCGTGCGTGCTATGATAACACACCCTATTTTATCAGGCCCGGCCCACGATAGAATTCGCAACTCTGTATTAGAGGAATTAATCGTCACGGATACAATACCTCAAAAAGAGGAGAATAACAAAATAAAAGTGCTATCTTGCGCCCCCTTATTTGCTGACGTAATGAAGCGTGTTCACAACTACGATTCAATCAGCTCTAAGTTTATTATGTAA